In Chitinophagaceae bacterium, the genomic window ACCTGTGGCTGAAGCGTAACAGCACTTCTTACACAAACTACTGTATCAACTCCTGCGCTCAACCGCATGGTATCAATCATTACAACGGTAACGTTAGTTGTGTCTTTACATCCTTTTGCATCTTTTACCACTACTACATTATAAGCGCCAATATTGGGCGCTGTAAAATTGGGTGATGACTGGAATGCGGTTCCGTTAATAGAATATTGATAAGCAGTTGTGCCTCCTGTTGCCGAAACGGTTATTTTTCCATCATTACCAAAGCAGGTGGATGGCACTGGGCTGTTTGCGGAAGCAACCAAAACATTGGGCTCGGTAAGTGTAATACTGGTATCTTTTGTGCATCCCACAGCATCGGTAACCGTAAATAAATACACAATATTTGCCGATAGGCCGCTGAACACATTTCCTGCTGCAGTACCTGCGTTTACAGATGTATACGAATAAGGAGCCACGCCACCAGTTGGGTTAAATGTTATGGTACCATTAGTAAATCCATTACAACCTGGCATTACTAAAGTAGAAAGAGAATTAATTGCCGGGTTTGATGAAAGGGTTACAGGGCCTCCTGTTCCGGCACAACCACCTGCTTCAGAATATGAATAACTATATATACCGGGTGCAAGGTTGTTGAACACAATTGGCGCCGGTCCATTGTAGGTAAAAGGTCCGCCTGGGCCGGTAAGTGTTGCAAAATAGGGCGCTGTTGTTCCCGGCTGTTGCGTGATTGTTATTACGCCATCATTTATATTATTACAAACCGGATTTGTTTGTGCTACAGCAGAGCTGAGTGTTGGCCCAGCTACAACATTTATTAAATTAGGTGTTACAGTTCCTGTACATCCAATAGCAGTTGCAAAGGTTATAGTATAAGATCCAGGAGCAAGCCCGTTAAATAAGCCTGTTGTATTACTAATACCTCCGGGGTTTAAGGTAAATAGCGTAGTGCCTGCAACGCCGGGTTCGGTAACACTTATGCTGCCATTATTTATCGTTGGGCATGTTGTAGCCGTAGATGAAGCGGTAGAAACTGGCACGGCCCCATTTGTAACATTTATATTATTTACTGTGAAGCTGCAACCAATTGCATTATTTGCAGTAACGGAATATGTGCCTGTGGTAAGCGCCGTAAAAATTCCAGTTGTATTTGTTGCGCCACCGGGAGTTAGTACATAAGTATATGCTCCGGGGCTTGCAGTAGTAACCGTAATAGTTCCATCTGTTGCGCCGGGGCAGGTTGTAGTGTTTGTTGTTGCATTACCTGTAGGCCCTGTACCATCTGTTACATTTATATTATTTACTGTGAAGCTGCAACCAATTGCATTATTTGCAGTAACGGAATATGTGCCTGTGGTAAGCGCTGTAAAAATTCCAGTTGTGTTTGTTGCGGCTCCGGGAGATAAAACATAAGTATAAGTTCCGGGAATTGCTGGGGTAACGTTTATAGTACCATCTGTTGCACCAGGGCAGGTAGTGGTATTTGTTGTAGCACTGCCTGTAAGAGCCGGCCCATTGGTTACATTAATATTGTTTACAGTAAATATGCAACCCGAAACTGTATTAGTGCCTGTTGCCGTATATGTTCCGGTTGCAAGTCCGGTAAATACACCTGTTGTATTGGTTGCGCCACCGGGAGTTAGTACATAAGTATATGCTCCGGGGCTTGCAGTAGTAACCGTAATAGTTCCATCTGTTGCGCCGGGGCAGGTTGTAGTGTTTGTTGTTGCATTACCTGTAGGCCCTGTACCATCTGTTACATTTATATTATTTACTGTGAAGCTGCAACCAATTGCATTATTTGCAGTAACGGAATATGTGCCTGTGGTAAGCGCTGTAAAAATTCCAGTTGTGTTTGTTGCGGCTCCGGGAGATAAAACATAAGTATAAGTTCCGGGAATTGCAGGGGTAACGTTTATAGTACCATCTGTTGCACCAGGGCAGGTAGTGGTATTTGTTGTAGCACTGCCTGTAAGAGCCGGCCCATTGGTTACATTAATATTGTTTACAGTAAATATGCAACCCGAAACTGTATTAGTGCCTGTTGCCGTATATGTTCCGGTTGCAAGTCCGGTAAATACACCTGTTGTATTGGTTGCGCCGCCGGGATTTAATACATAAGTATAAGTTCCAGGAGTTGCAGGTGCAACGTTTATAGAACCATCTGTTGCACCAGGGCAGGTAGTGGTATTTGTTGTTGCATTCCCAGTGGGCGCAGTACCATTCGTTACATTTATATTATTAACGGTAAAGCTGCATCCCAAGGCGCTTGTAGCCGTAACGGAAAAAGTTCCCGCAGCAAGTGCAGTAAAAATTCCTGTTGTGTTTGTTGCGCCTCCGGGAGATAAAACATAAGTATAAGTTCCGGGAGTTGCTGGGGTAACGTTTATAGTACCATCTGTTGCACCAGGGCAGGTAGTGGTATTTGTAGTAGCACTGCCTGTAAGAGCCGGGCCATTGGTTACATTAATATTGTTTAAAGTAAATATGCAACCCGAAACTGTATTAGTGCCTGTTGCAGTATATGTTCCGGTTGCAAGTCCGGTAAATACACCTGTTGTATTGGTTGCGCCGCCGGGATTTAATACATAAGTATAAGTTCCGGGGGTTGCAGTTGTTACGGTAATAGTTCCATCTGTTGCACCGGGACAGGTTGTTGTGCCTGAAGTTGCGCTCCCCGTAGGAGCAGTACCATTAATTACATTAATATTTGATACGTTAAATGTGCATCCTGAAACGGTATTTGTTGCCAATACACTGTAAGTTCCGGGAGCAAGCCCGGTAAATGTACCAGTGGTACTGGTTGCACCTCCGGGAGTCAATACATAATTATATGTTCCGGGGGTTGCAGGTGTTACGGTAATAGTTCCATCTGTTGCACCGGGACAGGTAGTAGTACCCGAAGTAGCAGTACCCGATAAAGAGGAACCGGCATTAATAACAATATTTGACCTTACAAAAGTACAACCTACACTATTGGTTGCTAATACCGAATAAGTACCAGGAATAAGCCCGGTAAAAATTCCTGTGGTATTAGTAATTGCACCCGGATTAAGAAAATAAGTATAGCTGCCCGGAGTTGTTGGCGTTACCGTAATAGTTCCATTTGGGGCGCCTGAACAAGATGCATTGGTGAACGTATGGGTGCCCGTTAATTGTGGGCCAGAGAGAACCACAAGGCTTACAATTGTACCACTACAGCCCGAAGCATTTGTAAAAGTACATTGGTATGAACCTGCTACAAGGCCGGTAAACACACCCGTAGTATTAGTAAAGCCGCCCGGGTTAAGTACAAAAGTATAGGCGCCGGGAACTGTTGGTGTAATAGTTAAAGATCCGTTGCTGCCTCCAAAGCAGGTTGTATTGGTTCTTGATGGTACTGCGGTTAAGCCAACACCCTGGTTGATTGTTCTTATTAAATTACCAGTGCAGCCTAAGGCATCTGTAAAAGTAATATTAAAAGTACCTGCCGGAAGCCCGGTAAAAACAAGCGGAGATGGCCCTGCAACAGTATAAGGCCCACCCGGGCCGGTTGCTGTTGCCGAAAATGGCGCTACACCCGATGTAGGCGTAACCGTAATGGTTCCATCATTAGCGCCAGCGCAGGATGTATTAGTAGAAGTAACGGTTTGTGAAAGGCTTGTGATGGCAGTAACTTCAATATTAAATGATGTATCGCAACCAAAATTATCGGTTACATAAATGGAATACATACCTGCCGGTAAATTGCTAAATACAATTGGCGAAGCGCCATTATAATTATAGGGGCCGCCGGGGCCGGTTGCTGTAGCAGTGTAAGGCGCAACCCCAGCAGATGGCGTAATGGTAATTGAACCCGAATTGGTATTACAGGTGGTAGGTACTGAATCTACAGCAACAGGTAATACATTATTCCTAACCACATTTATGGTATCCAGATTTTCCATAATGGGCCCAACAGGACAGGATGAAAACCTTGTTCTCACTATATATTGCGTTACCGATGGGCCTGGGCAAATATTGGGAAAGTTAATATCGAGTATGCCCGGTACCGTAGTTGCCGTATCTGCAAGTGCAATTACGGCGCCTCCCATATCTAAAAGCTCCGAACTTAAATAACGGCTATTGGTGCCTGATGGAGTAAACCGGTAACCTGTATTGGATTCACTAAATGCCGTACAATTTTTACCGGGCGCTGCCACGGCTTTTGTACGGGTGAAATCCTGAACACCTATAATACCTAATCCGCTTATCCATGTAGGACATACAGGCTTATCTTGAATATACACTTCTACTACACCTGTATTTTCATATAATACAATTTGATTAGTAGCAATAAGGTTATTGCAACTAAACATCCTAATATCTTTATAACTAATCACAAATTTTCTGCAGGGAGCCGTGCCTTCCACCCTGTATTCTATCCTGCGTGTGGGTAAGGGAGAATTGGCAGGGTCAATATCCTGATAAACGCCCATAATGGATGCCCTGGGATAATAAGTAGTACCAATACCAGCAGGACTTGCAGGTGAATTATAAGGTATAGGTTGAGGAACTCCACCTACATCAAGAGTATAAGCATTTGCAGCATTTGCACAAATAGCTTCAAAAGTCACTACTGCATTTGAGCCAATTACAATATCATTATAGGTTTGGCCATAAAAACAAAAAGGGAAACCCATAGTAATTAATGGAGAAAACTTATCGTCTATATATATAGAGCTTACTACGGTGCCCCCGGTATATGCAAAGGCATTATAGGGTATGCTATTTACAATATAATCTTCAGTTGTTTTTAAATGCGGTACCTGAAAGCCAATATCAGAGCAGGGTGCATTACAGGAAATGACAATGGTAGAGCCGTTTAAATTGGTAGGGATACAACTCTGCGAAAAAGCCCATTTTCCTATGCAAATGAACAAAAAAATAAACGGTAAAATTTTTCTCATTTGGATTTTTTATTTGGAATACATAACGGTTAGTTAAATTAAGTGCGTGAAGTTAAGAAAATTGCTTCTTTTCTCCTTAAACCTGGTGCAAGAAAATACAAATTTTACTCATAGCTTTTTCACAAATGCTACTTTGATATTCAATGCTTTGTTAATCAATAAGTTTTATGGAAAGCTAAAATTATTTTATCTCAACTTCATCAACAAAAAGCCATGCAGGGTTACCTGCGCCTGGCTGGCCATCGGGTATAATGCCTACATTTTGTGCTATTACTTTTATATACTTTGTTTTGGCAGCAGCGGTGGTTTTGTACACAATATTATTATCTGCTTTTGCAGGTTGGGTTATGGCTTTAATCAACTTAAATTTTTTGCCATCTGCACTGCTATAAAACTGTACTTCTTTGGGCAAATAAATCCAGCTTGCCTGCTGTTCAAAAGAATGTAAACTGATGGATTTTATTAATTGCATTTTGCCCAGGTCTATAATGGCTTCTAAATTATTGCCTTTAAAACCTAAAAATTCAAAAGACCTTGCCATTCCCCTTGTATTTTGTACGCCATCTACCAAGGTAAAACCACCTAACCCTGAATAATTTTTTGCAGTTTCGGTAAGCAGCTTAACCTTTTTGCCCGAAGCTTTATTGATATAAAATTTTTGGGAAATTTTACTGCTTATGGGTTTTTGGTTTTCATCTATTAGTGTTGCAGATAATGTAGATGTTTCTCTAACGGAAATTGGCTCTTTAATATCCGCCGGACTAAGGAGCACATGATTTTTTTTGAGCAAAACTTTGCCTGAAGCATTTTTGGTTTCCAGCATCCAGCCAATACCCTGATTTTTTACGGGCACAACAGATGATTTTAAATCGTAGTAAGCATTACTGTAATGGGCGCCCCAAAGCTGGTACCTTTTAAAAAGTGTGGGGATGCGTGCCTCAAAACTCTTCCAGTCTCTTTTGTCTTTTGGGCTCCAAACCACTTCACTCAAAGCGCTCATCCTGGGAAAAACCTGGTATTCAATTTTTGAAGGATTGGTAATATATTCCGTCCATAAATTTCCTTGTGCGCCTAAAATATATTTTGCTTCATCGCTGTTGAGCTCTTTAGGTATGGGTTCGTAGCTATATGTTTTTTCTAATGGTGTATATCCGCCAAATGTAATACTGTCTTCATTGCGGCTTTGGCTATGGTCAAAATAACA contains:
- a CDS encoding gliding motility-associated C-terminal domain-containing protein; the protein is MRKILPFIFLFICIGKWAFSQSCIPTNLNGSTIVISCNAPCSDIGFQVPHLKTTEDYIVNSIPYNAFAYTGGTVVSSIYIDDKFSPLITMGFPFCFYGQTYNDIVIGSNAVVTFEAICANAANAYTLDVGGVPQPIPYNSPASPAGIGTTYYPRASIMGVYQDIDPANSPLPTRRIEYRVEGTAPCRKFVISYKDIRMFSCNNLIATNQIVLYENTGVVEVYIQDKPVCPTWISGLGIIGVQDFTRTKAVAAPGKNCTAFSESNTGYRFTPSGTNSRYLSSELLDMGGAVIALADTATTVPGILDINFPNICPGPSVTQYIVRTRFSSCPVGPIMENLDTINVVRNNVLPVAVDSVPTTCNTNSGSITITPSAGVAPYTATATGPGGPYNYNGASPIVFSNLPAGMYSIYVTDNFGCDTSFNIEVTAITSLSQTVTSTNTSCAGANDGTITVTPTSGVAPFSATATGPGGPYTVAGPSPLVFTGLPAGTFNITFTDALGCTGNLIRTINQGVGLTAVPSRTNTTCFGGSNGSLTITPTVPGAYTFVLNPGGFTNTTGVFTGLVAGSYQCTFTNASGCSGTIVSLVVLSGPQLTGTHTFTNASCSGAPNGTITVTPTTPGSYTYFLNPGAITNTTGIFTGLIPGTYSVLATNSVGCTFVRSNIVINAGSSLSGTATSGTTTCPGATDGTITVTPATPGTYNYVLTPGGATSTTGTFTGLAPGTYSVLATNTVSGCTFNVSNINVINGTAPTGSATSGTTTCPGATDGTITVTTATPGTYTYVLNPGGATNTTGVFTGLATGTYTATGTNTVSGCIFTLNNINVTNGPALTGSATTNTTTCPGATDGTINVTPATPGTYTYVLSPGGATNTTGIFTALAAGTFSVTATSALGCSFTVNNINVTNGTAPTGNATTNTTTCPGATDGSINVAPATPGTYTYVLNPGGATNTTGVFTGLATGTYTATGTNTVSGCIFTVNNINVTNGPALTGSATTNTTTCPGATDGTINVTPAIPGTYTYVLSPGAATNTTGIFTALTTGTYSVTANNAIGCSFTVNNINVTDGTGPTGNATTNTTTCPGATDGTITVTTASPGAYTYVLTPGGATNTTGVFTGLATGTYTATGTNTVSGCIFTVNNINVTNGPALTGSATTNTTTCPGATDGTINVTPAIPGTYTYVLSPGAATNTTGIFTALTTGTYSVTANNAIGCSFTVNNINVTDGTGPTGNATTNTTTCPGATDGTITVTTASPGAYTYVLTPGGATNTTGIFTALTTGTYSVTANNAIGCSFTVNNINVTNGAVPVSTASSTATTCPTINNGSISVTEPGVAGTTLFTLNPGGISNTTGLFNGLAPGSYTITFATAIGCTGTVTPNLINVVAGPTLSSAVAQTNPVCNNINDGVITITQQPGTTAPYFATLTGPGGPFTYNGPAPIVFNNLAPGIYSYSYSEAGGCAGTGGPVTLSSNPAINSLSTLVMPGCNGFTNGTITFNPTGGVAPYSYTSVNAGTAAGNVFSGLSANIVYLFTVTDAVGCTKDTSITLTEPNVLVASANSPVPSTCFGNDGKITVSATGGTTAYQYSINGTAFQSSPNFTAPNIGAYNVVVVKDAKGCKDTTNVTVVMIDTMRLSAGVDTVVCVRSAVTLQPQVNAIAPSAITWQWSSTNAPASTIANPSVQNAVVSPADTATYVVHAIWGLCERWDTLIVNVLHEPIANAGNDTAVCHRFTALLNGSHSNSSGPVIYTWTPNLYITDIHAPVTSVLLPDAGNYIYTLNVQDDYGCNFITNDAMQLIVTPPVPAFAGHDTIAVLGEQHQLYGSGGVQFTWLPAAPLNNAAAQNPLATLYNDTRFTLEVMDIAGCKGWDTVFIKVYAGPTYYVPTAFSPNGDGRNDIFRPIPSGIVKTNWFRVYNRFGNLLFETNEWLKGWDGRYRGRKQPIGAYVWMIQGVDNNGKIIEKKGTVILVE